GGGGCCGCCGCATCGGTGCTCGACGATACTTGGCAGGGAAACGCACGGCCTTTTACCCTCGATCCGGTGAGCGAGTGAATTCGAGTGGCGTGCGGTCGATCACGCGCATGTCACCGATCCGTTCACCCCAAGGTCGCGTAGCGATTGCCTGAGCCGTGCGACCCCGAAGTGCATGCGTGACTTCACCGTCCCGGGCGGGATATCGAGCTCGGTCGCAATCTCATCGGTCGACCGTCCCTCGAAATAGGCCAGAACGATCACCACGCGCTGGCGAATATCCAGCGAACCGAGGGCATCGGCGAGCACGCACGAATCGAGAACTCGTCCGAACTCGTCCGGTCCCCGCGCCCGCTCGGGCACCGTCGCGGTCGGAAGTTCACGCCGGTTCCGGGCGCTGCGGTGAGCGTCGATCGCCAGATTGCGCGCCACCGTGCACAGCCAGGCGCGAACCGAGATGCCGGATTGATCCAACACCTCGGGCCGCAGCCACGCACGAACGAACGTTTCCTGCACGATTTCTTCACGCTGGCCGTGATCACGCGTCAGAACATTCGCGTACCTGCACAGTGCCGAGCGATGCTCGAACTGCAAACGACGAAACAATTCTGCGCGGTCAGCCATAGCGATACATCCCATCGAAGGCGCGGCGCGCTCCGCACTTCGCGTACCGACGCGCACTCACACAGCCGCGACCCGACACCAACTGTAGCCCCCCCAGCTGCCAGACTTTCGCGTCCCGCGTGGATCAGGCAACAATTGGCAAATGCGCGCACGTTCATCGCACAGCTCGGTGTGGGTACCCGCCACCACTACCAGGTACTTTCCGATTGCCTGCCTGCGTTCCGCGCCACAGTCAGGTGACAGCGTGTCTACGCCCGTGGTGCGCCCTTTTCGGGCGCACCCGCACGCAGGGCGGAGCAGCGGCAGGGCAGGCCCCAGCACGCGGACCTGGTCCGCACGGTGGGCCCCGGATGAACCAGCCCCGATCCGAGGGAGGTCATGGCCGTGAATTCGTTTCTCATCCGGGTCGCCTCTCGCGGTGCGCTGACCGGTGCGTCGGAGCAGCTCCGACGCTGCGGTTGTCATCGCAGGTGCACCTGTTTCGAGAGCGCGCCGTGTGGCGGCTGTTGAGGGATCACTGCGTCACCGCGTCAATGATCATGTCGGCGTGCAGGTTCGGGTGATCAGGCTTGGGCGAGCTCGTCGCGCCAGATCGGGCTGTCGACGTACTGGTTGTCGCAGTGTTGCGAGCTCGCGCGGATCTCCTCGACGCTCGCTTCGCCGCGGTGCACCGCTCGAGCAGCCGGTAGAAGTCGAACCGGTGCAATCCCGGAGTGAAGACCACGAGCAGTTCGGCCTCGGCCTCGTCGGCGCGAACGAGGACGGGGGCGGTCTGCGCGGAAGCGGTCACCGGAACTCCGTAGGTGTCGGTGGTGTGTGGCACCCGCTGGCGCCTGCTACAGAGTCGACGGAGCAGCCCGGCCGACTGTGACATCGCGGCGAAGGCTGTTGTGACTTCGGTGCGCGGCCGGAGGTGTGGACGATGTCGACGCGTTCGGCGACCGCGCCATCCGTGGGGTCGTAGGTCCCGGCGAACGGCAGACCGCCGGCCGCGGTCGTGCGTAGCACCCGCCGCACGTGTTGCGCACGTGGCGACGGGTGCACTCGCGATGGGAACCGTCACCGGTCGCTACTTCGTCACGAGCAGTGGGTTCAACCGGCCTGGTTGTTGTAGGTGAACTCGTTGACGGCGGTCTTCTTCGTGTCGGAGATGGTCAACAGGTTCGTGACGGCGATGGCGACGGTCTTCTCGATCCCGAGATGGCGCGGCGCGGTGACCGTGATCGAATTGTCGCCGACCTTGACGTCGGTCCCGCGCGCGGACCCGAAGTAGACCACACAGGCCGAGGCGAACGCGGTGGTCGACGGGACCGCGATCGTCACCGGCGTGCCCGCCCGACCGCTGGTGGGGGACACCGACTTGATCTGGGGCACATCGATGTTCACGGTCGGCGCCCCGAGGAGACTGAGGTAGGTGTTGTTGGCGTGCTGATAGGCGAGCTGGCCCATCCAATCCTGCTCGGTCTTGCCGAGCGCGTCGGATGAGTGGACCGCGTAGTCGGTGTTCAGCGGAGGCTGTTGAGTCGGCTGCACGTACGGTGACACGCCGCTCTTGACCAGCTTCTGCGCGAGGTCCTGGATCTGGGCCTGGACGGTCTGGCCTTTCTCATCCGTGCATTCGCTCGCGTAGGGGCCGGGGTCGGGGAAGAAGGACTGGATGCTGGTCGGTCCCGGCCCCAGGTTCCACCACACGTTCGCGACCACGTCGTATTTGTTCCATGTCGCCTGGCCATTGGGGAACCGGTTGTCGAACCACGTGGCAAAGGCCTGGTTTCCGGCAGTCGGGGCGGCGAAGGTATAGGTGTCGAACGTGACGTGGGGGTTGATCTTCGCGAACTGGGACTGCAGAGACAACGCCACTGTCGTGACGAGGCAGCCGCCGAGGCTGTGGCCGGTGAGGTGAACGGTAGCCGGTTCACTCGTACCGCAGAGAGTTTGCAGCGCGGACACCAGCGTCCCGGATCCGCCCGGCAGCCCGAGAACACACCTCGCCGCCATGATGTCGTCGAAGGCGGCCGAGGCGCCCTTCGCGATCACGGGTGCCGAACCGGGAGGCGGCGTGCCGCCCCGCGGGAACGGCACCTGCGTGAAAACCTCGAAATCCTCGGCCAGATCTATGAGCGAGCTGAACACCGTCCCACGGAAGCAGACTGCCAGCTCCGAGGGGTCTTTCACGTTCTGGACCACGAACGCCATGTTCGCGCGAAAGGAACTCAGCCCCAGCCACACGACTTTCCACGAGTCGAGGCCCGGGGTCTCGGCCATCATCGATCTGATTCCGTCGAGCATTCGCTGCTGTTGCTGCGCCGACGTCTCACCGTCCGGAAGCGGAACGGCGGCGATCGGCGAAAAGGCGCACAGAGTCATCATCGAATTGACGTTCTGATTCACCGTCGCAGCACTACTCATCCGTGCCACTCTCCCTCGTCGTCCGAGGGAGCGCGTGAAGCAACTCCCCTCATGCGGGAAGCCGGCCGCCTCCGCTGTCGAGGCTACGAACGACCACCATTGCTTCGGGACCGGCCCTACTACCGGGCTGAATCGCCCGGACCAACCAGACCACTTCACGACGTCCGCAAGGAGCGCGGGACGTGTTTCAGCGTAGCGCCGTGCCGGCCGTCGCGCTGGTCGAATGTCGAGCAGAGGCCGCCCGCCGCCGGTGCCCGTGCGGAGCCGCCCCGAGAGCGGGCCCTCGGTGTGCCTCGACGTCGCTCTTGTTCGAGGTCATGGAGCACTCGACGAGTTGCCAAGCCTCGATAATCCTCTCCTGGATCGACGTCGATGGCCCGTGGCTCGGGGCTGCGATTCTCGAATTGCACTCGAAGGCAATGGATCCCGAAGTCGGCCGCGATCCGATCCGGCCTCACCCCCGGCGGCTCCGTCGTGCGAACCGATGCAGCGGTCGCGGCGTACCCTGTCGCTCTACGCAGGTCGGTCCGTCCCGGCCGCTTTCCTGCGCCGCCGTGGTTCGGCCGACCGCGGCGGCGTCCGACGCATGTGGTCTCGCGCGCGGGTGAGGATATCGGCGAGTGTCTCGATGTCGGAGCGGGACAGTGGGGCGAACAGCAGGTCGTCGATGACAGTGACGTGACCGGGGAAGACCCCCGCGAGCACGGCGCGGCCCTCGTCGGTGATGGTGACGGTGATGCTGCGCTCGTCATCGGAGGACAGCGTGCGGGTCACAAGGCCCCGCTTCTCCAGTGTTTGGGCCTGGTAGGTCAATCCGCTGCGGCTGTAGACGACGCCGTCGGCCAGATCGGTCATCCGCCGACTGCCCCCCGGGGAATCGCCGAGGCTGGCCAGGAGCTGGAACTGCACGTAGCTGAGATCCCCGGCCTCCCGCAACTGCTGCTCGACGGCGTGCTTCAGCAGGCTGCTCGCCTCGATGAGGGCGAAGTACGCG
The genomic region above belongs to Nocardia spumae and contains:
- a CDS encoding sigma-70 family RNA polymerase sigma factor yields the protein MADRAELFRRLQFEHRSALCRYANVLTRDHGQREEIVQETFVRAWLRPEVLDQSGISVRAWLCTVARNLAIDAHRSARNRRELPTATVPERARGPDEFGRVLDSCVLADALGSLDIRQRVVIVLAYFEGRSTDEIATELDIPPGTVKSRMHFGVARLRQSLRDLGVNGSVTCA
- a CDS encoding lipase family protein — its product is MMAETPGLDSWKVVWLGLSSFRANMAFVVQNVKDPSELAVCFRGTVFSSLIDLAEDFEVFTQVPFPRGGTPPPGSAPVIAKGASAAFDDIMAARCVLGLPGGSGTLVSALQTLCGTSEPATVHLTGHSLGGCLVTTVALSLQSQFAKINPHVTFDTYTFAAPTAGNQAFATWFDNRFPNGQATWNKYDVVANVWWNLGPGPTSIQSFFPDPGPYASECTDEKGQTVQAQIQDLAQKLVKSGVSPYVQPTQQPPLNTDYAVHSSDALGKTEQDWMGQLAYQHANNTYLSLLGAPTVNIDVPQIKSVSPTSGRAGTPVTIAVPSTTAFASACVVYFGSARGTDVKVGDNSITVTAPRHLGIEKTVAIAVTNLLTISDTKKTAVNEFTYNNQAG
- a CDS encoding MarR family winged helix-turn-helix transcriptional regulator; this translates as MPSSPPSLDATQLGAYFALIEASSLLKHAVEQQLREAGDLSYVQFQLLASLGDSPGGSRRMTDLADGVVYSRSGLTYQAQTLEKRGLVTRTLSSDDERSITVTITDEGRAVLAGVFPGHVTVIDDLLFAPLSRSDIETLADILTRARDHMRRTPPRSAEPRRRRKAAGTDRPA